A stretch of the Nicotiana tabacum cultivar K326 chromosome 6, ASM71507v2, whole genome shotgun sequence genome encodes the following:
- the LOC107787663 gene encoding 65-kDa microtubule-associated protein 3-like, producing the protein MPATQSDTIQQMETTCGSLLYELQIIWDEVGEPDTERDKLLYELERECLEVYRRKVDQANKSRAQLRQAIADSEAELATICSAMGERPVHIRQSDQNLGGLKAELRTILPELDEMRKRKSDRKNQFIEVIEQIQKMRDEIFMPTGCTTSVVVDESDLSLRKLEELHAELQALQKEKSERLKQVLDHLSALNSLCLVLGMDFKHTVNEVHPSLGESEGTKNISNDTIQHLAAAIGRLREVKLQRMQRLQDLASSMLELWNLMDTPIEEQQTFQNVTCKIAASEHEITEPNILSVEFINYVEGEVSRLEELKASKMKELVLKKRSELEEFCRRTHLVADSDNAMDVAIEAIESGAVDAASILEQIELQIAQVKEEAFSRKEILEKVEKWIAACEEECWLEEYNRDDNRYNAGRGAHLTLKRAEKARALVNKLPAMVDALASKTKAWENERGVEFMYDGIRLLAMLEEYNILRQEMEQERKRERDQKKLQGQLMAEHEAIYGSKPSPMKNQSAKKGRRMSCSGATNRRLSVGGTMLQTPKPELLHSTKVTPNTHQAKKSDLFHQKDQFNHSINDGLTALSGGRKTLDLAGLPSKKQSINGCEIEKTMTRKPFSPISSTDSSKSNATNMLEDMNRKHNEMATKTTLPSSHIPFSTPVKTLYTTEEENRTPIAMPPIPVPSTPSTMSAPMQTAITPAHNVVVPYNYSKPVEEIPEEIEYSFEERRAGFVLPRTQLKTVSLV; encoded by the exons ATGCCAGCTACTCAAAGTGATACAATTCAGCAAATGGAAACTACATGTGGATCACTGTTATATGAACTGCAG ataatatgggatgaagttGGGGAACCTGATACTGAAAGAGACAAATTGTTGTATGAGCTCGAACGAGAATGTCTAGAAGTATATAGAAGAAAAGTGGACCAAGCAAACAAGAGTAGAGCTCAATTAAGGCAGGCAATTGCTGATTCCGAAGCAGAGCTTGCAACTATCTGTTCGGCAATGGGCGAGAGACCGGTGCATATTAGGCAG TCTGATCAGAACTTAGGTGGTCTGAAGGCAGAACTTAGAACCATTCTTCCAGAATTGGACGAGATGCGCAAGAGGAAATCTGATAGAAAGAATCAATTCATTGAAGTTATAGAGCAGATACAGAAGATGAGGGATGAAATTTTTATGCCCACTGGTTGTACTACTAGTGTGGTAGTAGATGAAAGTGATTTATCATTAAGAAAGCTAGAAGAATTACATGCAGAGCTACAGGCACTTCAAAAAGAGAAG AGTGAACGCTTAAAACAGGTTTTGGACCACCTAAGTGCTTTGAACTCACTATGCCTGGTTCTTGGTATGGATTTCAAGCATACTGTCAATGAGGTTCATCCAAGTCTAGGGGAATCTGAAGGAACAAAGAATATAAGTAATGATACCATCCAACATTTAGCTGCTGCAATAGGAAGACTACGAGAGGTTAAGTTGCAAAGGATGCAAAGG CTACAAGATCTTGCATCTTCCATGCTGGAACTATGGAATTTGATGGACACACCAATTGAAGAGCAACAGACGTTTCAAAATGTTACTTGTAAGATAGCTGCCTCAGAACATGAGATAACAGAGCCAAATATACTGTCGGTGGAATTCATTAATTAT GTTGAGGGAGAAGTGTCCCGCTTGGAAGAGTTGAAAGCAAGCAAAATGAAAGAGCTTGTTTTAAAGAAGAGGTCTGAGCTAGAAGAGTTCTGCAGAAGAACTCACTTGGTTGCTGATTCAGATAATGCGATGGATGTAGCTATTGAAGCTATTGAATCTG GAGCTGTTGATGCTGCTTCTATCCTTGAGCAAATTGAGCTCCAAATAGCTCAAGTTAAAGAGGAAGCTTTCAGCAGAAAAGAAATATTAGAGAAAGTGGAGAAATGGATAGCTGCATGCGAGGAGGAGTGTTGGCTTGAAGAGTATAACAGG GATGACAATCGCTACAATGCTGGACGAGGTGCCCACCTTACTCTAAAGCGTGCTGAGAAAGCTCGTGCTTTGGTCAATAAGCTTCCAG CAATGGTCGATGCTTTGGCATCAAAAACAAAAGCATGGGAAAATGAGAGAGGAGTAGAATTCATGTATGACGGG ATCCGTCTTCTCGCTATGCTTGAAGAGTATAACATCTTACGGCAAGAAATGGAGCAAGAACGTAAAAGAGAACGA GACCAGAAGAAACTTCAAGGACAGTTAATGGCAGAACATGAGGCTATCTATGGCTCAAAGCCCAGTCCTATGAAGAACCAAAGTGCAAAAAAGGGTCGTAGAATGTCCTGCAGTGGTGCAACCAATAGAAGGCTTTCTGTTGGAGGAACAATGCTCCAAACTCCGAAGCCTGAACTGCTTCATTCGACCAAGGTTACTCCAAACACACATCAAGCAAAGAAATCTGATCTCTTTCATCAAAAAGATCAATTTAATCATTCCATCAATGATGGATTGACAGCTTTATCAGGAG GGAGAAAAACTTTGGATCTTGCTGGACTTCCTTCAAAAAAGCAGTCCATAAATGGTTGTGAAATAGAGAAAACTATGACACGGAAACCTTTTTCACCCATTTCTTCCACTGATTCATCCAAGTCCAATGCAACTAACATGTTGGAAGATATGAATAGAAAGCATAATGAAATGGCAACTAAGACGACGCTTCCTAGTAGCCATATCCCATTTTCTACTCCAGTTAAGACACTTTATACCACAGAAGAAGAGAACAGAACTCCTATAGCAATGCCACCAATTCCTGTGCCTTCTACTCCATCAACTATGTCTGCACCTATGCAGACAGCTATAACCCCGGCTCATAATGTTGTTGTTCCTTACAATTATTCCAAGCCTGTTGAGGAGATTCCTGAAGAGATTGAGTATTCATTTGAGGAGAGGAGGGCTGGATTTGTTCTTCCAAGAACACAGCTGAAGACTGTATCACTGGTTTGA
- the LOC107787662 gene encoding uncharacterized protein LOC107787662, whose amino-acid sequence MPLSANITTQEQQKDKFFMVLALKGPRSDLSSVRDQILSSPIVPSLLDVSARLLCIYSETIDTNKAETSVLAVQNEDPRGQSVYREKGKSSRPYCNYCNKPSHTRQTCWKLHGRPTRPKNHSTAHVVQTREDIDGQQANSITLSVAAFSDYLQSSPISPWILDSGASDHISVTLVNGSQTEVKRVGKVQPLPSISLNSVLFAPECPFNLDRSMGKTIGTRYESQGLYYLSKSQPHVAFTSAASADLLHNRLGHPSLAKLQKLIPSLFTLSSIECESCQLGKHTRISFPKRVNNRAISMFDIVHSDIWGPSRVVSNLRFQYFVTFIDDFSHCTWVNLPNNREVVPPPLQVYSRRTRLPALINDKTTPDLYTLVAPDDSSLTPSSPAPVMPSSDAVTPPIAIHKVTGGKIYCWISMDIHSKGGSDGTVERLKAHLVAKGYTQIYGLAYGDTFSLVAKIASVRLLIYLAAIHHCPLHQLDIKNAFLYGELAEEVYMEQPPGNISAKTTYVQSLSNQGLGELKYFLGIEVAQSKTGIAISQRKYALDILNETCMLNCKPVDTPMDPNVKLVPGQGEPLEDPGKYRRLVGKLNYFTITRPDISFAVSVVSQYLQAPCKDHWDAVIRILRYIKRAPGQGLLYEDKGHTDIIGYSDVDWVGSPLDKRSTFGYCVMIGGNLIS is encoded by the exons ATGCCACTTTCTGCAAATATCACTACGCAAGAGCAGCAAAAAGATAAGTTCTTTATGGTTTTGGCATTGAAAGGTCCTAGATCTGATCTAAGCTCTGTAAGGGATCAAATCTTGTCGAGTCCCATAGTTCCTTCCCTTTTAGACGTATCTGCTCGGTTATTGTGTATCTATTCAGAAACAATTGATACTAATAAAGCTGAGACATCTGTGTTAGCTGTGCAAAATGAAGATCCACGGGGACAAAGTGTCTATCGGGAGAAAGGTAAAAGCTCTAGACCTTACTGCAACTATTGCAACAAGCCCAGCCATACTCGACAAACTTGTTGGAAACTGCATGGTCGACCAACACGTCCTAAAAATCACAGTACTGCTCATGTAGTTCAAACTCGTGAAGATATAGATGGTCAACAAGCCAATTCTATTACTTTGTCTGTAGCAGCTTTTAGTGATTATTTGCA GTCTTCACCCATTAGTCCATGGATATTGGATTCTGGTGCATCTGACCATATCTCTG TAACTCTTGTTAATGGCTCACAAACTGAAGTAAAAAGAGTAGGGAAAGTGCAGCCTCTTCCCTCTATTTCTTTAAACTCAGTTTTATTTGCTcctgaatgcccattcaatttg GACCGGAGTATGGGGAAGACGATTGGAACAAGATATGAGTCACAGGGACTATATTACTTGTCCAAATCACAACCTCATGTTGCCTTCACTTCCGCTGCCTCAGCTGATCTTCTCCACAACCGATTAGGTCACCCGAGTCTTGCAAAGCTTCAGAAGTTAATTCCTAGTCTTTTCACATTATCGTCTATTGAATGTGAATCTTGTCAACTTGGGAAACATACTCGCATTTCATTTCCTAAAAGAGTCAATAATAGGGCCATTTCTATGTTTGACATTGTTCACTCagatatatggggtcctagtcGTGTTGTTTCAAATTTGAGGTTTCAATATTTTGTTACCTTTATTGATGACTTTTCTCATTGCACATGG GTCAATCTTCCAAACAACCGTGAAGTCGTTCCTCCTCCCCTTCAAGTATACTCTCGTCGTACTCGTCTTCCTGCTCTTATTAATGATAAAACTACTCCTGATCTATACACGTTAGTAGCTCCTGATGACTCATCTCTTACCCCTTCGTCACCTGCTCCAGTCATGCCTTCATCAGATGCAGTAACTCCACCAATTGCCATACACAAAG TTACCGGAGGGAAAATATACTGTTGGATATCGATGGATATACACAGTAAAGGAGGTTCAGATGGAACAGTTGAACGGCTAAAAGCTCAccttgttgccaaaggatatacCCAAATTTATGGCCTTGCCTATGGTGACACATTTTCTCTAGTTGCCAAGATTGCATCTGTCCGATTGCTTATCTACTTAGCAGCAATACATCATTGTCCACTTCATCAACTAGATATTAAGAATGCTTTCTTATATGGCGAGCTTGCTgaggaagtttatatggagcaacctcCTGG GAATATCTCAGCTAAAACAACATATGTTCAGTCACTTTCAAACCAAGGACTTGGGGAACTAAAGTATTTCTTGGGTATCGAGGTAGCACAATCTAAGACAGGCATTGCTATCTcacaaagaaaatatgctttagacatACTAAATGAGACATGTATGTTAAACTGCAAACCTGTTGACACTCCTATGGATCCAAACGTAAAACTCGTCCCTGGACAGGGGGAGCCACTTGAAGATCCTGGCAAATATCGAAGACTGGTTGGTAAACTAAATTATTTCACTATCACGCGACCAGATATTTCATTTGCGGTAAGTGTGGTTAGTCAATACCTCCAAGCTCCATGTAAAGATCATTGGGACGCAGTTATTCGCATCCTAAGATATATCAAAAGAGCTCCAGGGCAAGGACTGTTATATGAAGACAAAGGTCACACTGATATTATTGGATATTCTGATGTTGATTGGGTAGGTTCTCCATTAGATAAACGCTCTACTTTTGGGTACTGTGTCATGATTGGAGGAAATCTAATCTCTTGA